TTCCGGGCAAAAGACCAAAATATCTTTAGCCGGTAGATGGGCAATCAGTTGCCGATATAATGGCATATTTAGCTGAATAGACCTGACAGCCGCCAAACTTTTTAGAGGAACAATAATGAAAGGCAAACCGGTGGACACTATTTGTACGGGAAAACGCCCATCCAGATCGCTAGGTGTCAAACCCAATGCTTGTGCCACCTCTTCCCCGGGCAGTATTTTTCCAAACTCCGGTTGGTTCTGACGCATTGTGAGTAGCTTAATCTTTCCTAGCTCGTACTCTACATTCACCGGAATTTTTCCCACCGGTAAGTCGAGGTATAAGGTGGGTAAGGGTTTCTGCAGCCATTCTTGCAAGAGCACGTATGCCGTGCCAAGAGTTGGATGTCCGGCAAAAGGGATCTCTTCTTTAGGAGTGAAGATTCGTACTTTACAGCTATCGTCATTGCTCTCCTCGGGAAAATAGAAAGTTACTTCGGAGTAGTTCATTTCTTTAGCAATTTGCTGCATTTCAGCATCGGAATAAAGATGACCGTTCATAAATACTGCCAGCTGGTTACCGGCGTATTTCTCCTCGGCAAAGACATCAACTATAAAAAAAGTCTTCTCAGACATTTTAGCACTGGCCCCCCATTAACTAAAATGAATTCCGCTTCTCCAATATATTCATTATTCTCTTTTAACCTATTTTTTCCTTTCATGAAAAGAAGTATCAATATAAATAAAGCTACAGCAGATTATGAAATTTATGCATTCTAGGATAACAAACTAAAACCCCGGCCACTGCCGGGGCTAAAAGAAAAACTGCCTTAAAAATCGATAATATTCCTGCTGTAAAGCGTGTATAGTTTTTTGAGCTCAGCCATTTTTTCTGCCATTTCCAGCTGTAAGCATGATACAGTATCAAAATCGCTTTGCTCAATGGCATCCTTAATCCTGGTAAAGAGTGATTTGCTGGTTAAAGTATCTTTTGCTAGATAATGTCTTAATTCGTCGATTCGCGACCATCTTACCTGATCAAGGTCAGCGGCAGTTTCAGGCTGGTGCAGTTGTTTAAAGCTTTTGATCAAATCCAGATTTTCAGGTATAATCCGGTTGCAGAGTTCAGTAATCCAACGAATCCGGGCAGCTAACGAATAGGAGGCGATAATCCTATCGTCAAAAACACCCCCGGCCAGGAGTACTTGTTTCTTCTCCGGATATTTTTCGAAACTTGCAAGGTTATCCCACACCGTGGCAGGTGGATTGCCAAATAGCTCGTTCCGTTCCTGCTCGTTATAATGTTCGAAAACATCCTTTTCGCTGCGGTAAGCCCGGCTTTTCTCCAGGTAAAAACTCTCTTGCCCGGCAGGTTTAGAAAAATCGGCTTCCAGTTCCTTAGAACTCTTGCCGGAAGTAACGGCTGCTTTAATGCCGTCAAGCATAGCCTGGTACAAGGCGGCTAAAGCCAGGTAAGTGTTGGTATGGGGGTTGGGGGACCTTACCTCAAACCTGGTAGCAAAAGGATTGTTTAAATCCCTGATCAAACCTGCCAGCACAGTCCTGTTACGGGACGGGGTGGCTACATTATGCCCAACGGAAGCTACAATACAGACCGGAGCTTCAAAACCCGGTTTTAACCGGTTTAAAGCATCGTTAGTAGAACTGATAAAAGGATTAATAACCTCGTAATTTTTCAGAATACCCATCAAGGCACCCCAGCCAATAGGGCTTAGGAAGTCTGCAGTTAAATCCTGGGGTGCAAAAAGATTGCGCGCTGAACCATTTTTAAATTTGGCTATTGCTCCTACATGGGTATGTTTACCGTTGCCGGCTACTCCCTCTATGGGTTTGGCCATAAATGTCACTTCCAGGCCATGGCTTTGAAAAGTTTCTTTAATAATTGTCCGGGCTAATAATTCATTATCGGCAGCTTGCAATGCCTGGGCATATTTCCAGTCGATTTCCAGCTGCTCCATAATGTGATTGAGCTTGCCTTCAGCGTTAATTTTAGCTTTGACGCCGCCTACTTCTTTATGCCCCATTTCTGGCACCAGGCCATATTTATCCAGCAGGAGCAGCGATTTTTCCAAAGCGGTACGAACTAAACCTTTGGTCCGCTTCCAATATTGTTCCTGCATGACCTGAGATGCCGAGAGCTCTTCAATGTCGGCTTTATCATCGGGTGTTTTTACCCAAAATTCCAGCTCGGTGGCAGAGGTTAATTGTATTTCGGCTATATTTTCAGGGTCGATCTGCAAGCTCTCGGCAAGAGCGGGGTGATCTTTCAGCAGTTTAATAATTTCCGTCTGAAAGCGTTCAGTTGCTTTCTGCAAAATAGATCTGGAATCAACCCGCACCCCGTTGTGATTCAAAAAAGATGGAATGCGCAAGGTGCCAATAGGGCGTCCTGTGGCCGGATCCGGATGTTCGAAATTATAATCAATAAACCAATTAACGGTAGAATCGGCAATAAGATCCACTTTACCGTCGTTCAAGGTAGCAATGCCTGGCAAAACCACGCTGGAACCGTCAGTTTGTACTCCACCGCTTAAAAATTCCTCAATATCTTCAAGGAAAATTTCAATGGGGATTCGTTCATCGGTATCGTTGCCCCCCAAGTCCACACCGACCAGGGAAACGAATTTTATTTCCGGATGCTTTTTGAGCAAGTCGATCAATTCACCGGTAGTAAACTGTCCGCTGGGGATAAAGAAAAGCAAGTCGTTGCAATGTTCGCTGTTAAGAATACCGGTCATTCATGAGCCCTCCTGATAAAATAATTACCTTAATACTATACCATATTATCAAATATTTAGGAGAAAAATGTTCAGGTGGCCAAAGTTTGTTTTTCTTCGGCCTAGGAGGTGATTGCCAATATTTTTATTTGATCCGATCAAAAAAATGATTCAAAATGTAGATGAGGTTGAAGTTTTAAAATATTTAGCAGGAATCCGGAAAAGAATGGCGAATTAAAATAGCTAATGATGTCAAACATCCAGACAACTGGATAGCCAGGGTCAAATCATACTTAGTCCTACTCGAACCCAAAGTTATATGCAGATATAGCTTTGGGTTTTTATTTAGGTTAAGTTAATTTATTATTTGCCAGGAGGGGTTAGTAATGGTTAAATTTACACTTAACGGACAGGTGGTGGCTGCGCCCGGCGATACTAACCTAATGGAATACCTGCGGGATGAAGCCAGGCTCACCTCGGTTAAAAACGGCTGTGCAGAGGGAGTGTGCGGCGCCTGTACCATTTTGGTAGACGGAAAAGCTACCCGCGCTTGTACCCTGACTGTTGCGAAAATCGAGGGTAAAGAGATTTTAACAGTTGAAGGCCTGAGCGAAAGGGAGAAAGAGATCTATTCTTGGGCTTTTGCCGAAGCAGGGGCTGTGCAGTGCGGTTTTTGTATCCCCGGTATGGTAATGAGCTCCAAGGCTCTTTTGGACAAAAATCCTGCTCCCAGTCCGGAAGAAGTAAAAAAAGCACTGCGCAATAATATCTGCCGCTGTACCGGTTATGTAAAAATTGAAAAGGCTGTAATGCTGGCTGCTCAAGCGTTCAGAGGAGAAGTTACCCCGGGCGAAAGCGTTGCGGCTAGTGTCGGCGCCCGTTTCCAACGGGTGGATGCCCGGGTAAAAACATTAGGCACCGCTGAATATGTGGATGACTTGCTTGTTGAAGGCATGCTTTATGGGGCAGTGCTCAGAACAAAATACCCAAGGGCATTGATTAAGGGTATTGACACCAGCAAAGCAAAAAAACACTCTGGTGTTAAAGCTGTGCTGACTGCCGAGGATATACCAGGCAACAGGATGCAGGGTTACCTTATCAAAGACTGGCCGACACTGGTTGCTGTAGGAGAAGAAACCAGGTATGTTGGCGATGCTCTTGTACTTGTTGCAGCTGAAACGAAAAAAGCGGCACGGGAGGCCCTGGAACTCATCGAAGTTGAATATGAAGAGCTTCCCCCTGTTACTTCTCCCGCTGAAGCTCTCAAGGAAGATGCACCTAAACTTCATCCCAAGGGTAACCTGTTAAGTAAAACCTATGTCAAGAGAGGTAACCCGGAAGAGGCTTTGGCCAATGCAAAATATATAGTTACTAAGACATACAAAACCCCGCCAACTGAACATGCCTTTCTGGAGCCAGAAAGTGCTTTGGCTGTGCCGGATACTGACGGTGGCTTAACGGTTTACGTGGGTACACAAAGCGTATATCATGATAGGCATGGTATTGCGGATATTTTGGGGTTACCTGAAGAGAAAGTCAGGGTAATCAGCAAATATGTCGGAGGCGGCTTTGGCGGAAAAGAAGACTTAAGCGTGCAGCATCATGCGGCACTGCTGGCTTGGTTCACCAAAAAACCTGTAAAATTAACCTTGTCCCGTAAAGAAAGTTTGTTAGTTCATCCCAAGCGCCATGCCATGGAGATAGAATTAACGACCGGTTGTGATGCGGAAGGAAATCTCACCGTAATGATAGCTAAAATTGTTTCCGATACCGGGGCTTATGCTTCCCTTGGAGCGCCGGTACTGGAAAGGGCATGTACTCATGTGTCCGGCCCCTATCGCATACCA
This region of Zhaonella formicivorans genomic DNA includes:
- a CDS encoding PhzF family phenazine biosynthesis protein, with the translated sequence MSEKTFFIVDVFAEEKYAGNQLAVFMNGHLYSDAEMQQIAKEMNYSEVTFYFPEESNDDSCKVRIFTPKEEIPFAGHPTLGTAYVLLQEWLQKPLPTLYLDLPVGKIPVNVEYELGKIKLLTMRQNQPEFGKILPGEEVAQALGLTPSDLDGRFPVQIVSTGLPFIIVPLKSLAAVRSIQLNMPLYRQLIAHLPAKDILVFCPETYYSGNDLNVRVFVDSLGIPEDPATGSANGCLTGYLVKYNYFNSPTFNIKVEQGFEIGRKSLLYLKGEKHQESIIIEVGGHVIPVAKGTLV
- the xdh gene encoding selenium-dependent xanthine dehydrogenase; amino-acid sequence: MVKFTLNGQVVAAPGDTNLMEYLRDEARLTSVKNGCAEGVCGACTILVDGKATRACTLTVAKIEGKEILTVEGLSEREKEIYSWAFAEAGAVQCGFCIPGMVMSSKALLDKNPAPSPEEVKKALRNNICRCTGYVKIEKAVMLAAQAFRGEVTPGESVAASVGARFQRVDARVKTLGTAEYVDDLLVEGMLYGAVLRTKYPRALIKGIDTSKAKKHSGVKAVLTAEDIPGNRMQGYLIKDWPTLVAVGEETRYVGDALVLVAAETKKAAREALELIEVEYEELPPVTSPAEALKEDAPKLHPKGNLLSKTYVKRGNPEEALANAKYIVTKTYKTPPTEHAFLEPESALAVPDTDGGLTVYVGTQSVYHDRHGIADILGLPEEKVRVISKYVGGGFGGKEDLSVQHHAALLAWFTKKPVKLTLSRKESLLVHPKRHAMEIELTTGCDAEGNLTVMIAKIVSDTGAYASLGAPVLERACTHVSGPYRIPNIELTGLGVYTNNPPAGAFRGFGVAQSAFACESNMDLLAEQVGISAWEIRYKNALSPGDTMANGQIADESTAIKETLLAVRDVYNSYPYAGIACALKNAGLGVGVPDFGRAKLKISNGKVLVLTAAQCIGQGLGTVVTQIVCETTGLPEELVEVGAPDTALTPDSGPTTASRQTLFTGEAARRAALKLAESLRSSSLAELEGQEFYGEYEGVTDPIGSTKANPVSHVAYSYATHVVILNNEGKVEKVVAAHDVGTAINPTTVEGQIEGGVVMSLGYALKEDFPLKNSVPTAKFGTLGLFRSTDVPEIEVILVNNKPSELAYGAKGIGEISSIPTAPAVASAYYKFDGVRRYSLPLENTAYKPKK